The sequence ATCTTGGATCATTCACAATCGTGAGACCCGCATAATTAACATGACCACCTTGAAATCTGACTTCGAGGCCCAACAAAGACCTTTTGACTTGAACAGCTGGTAGAGCTTGCAGGGGAATTTGTGTGTACTGAGGAGGGGCAATGGGGGCAATGGGTGCATTTGGAGATGCAGGAGCACTTGATAATACCGTCTCAGGTTGGGGGGTCTTTGGGGAATTCGCATACAAACTTAGCAAAATGAAAGCTAAGAGGAAACCCGCTGCAAATATCCCAATTCTTTTATATAAATCCATACCCTTGCCCACCCGTTTCATCCTTTATATAACATCGTACCCCAAAATTGATAATAAACTCTGAATAGCGCGAAATAAGTTTGAAGCAAATGTCACATGATTTAACACCACCAAAAATTATTCAGTTGTATTTTGCTTTAGGATCTTGATAATCAGGAGTCAGAGTTACAAATGGGGAGATTTTTGGAAAATGTTGTTTTTTTTAGATACGGCTGAGTTGAATGAAGTTAAAGAATTGATTGAAACAGGCATGGTCGATGGGGTCACCACAAACCCTTCCTTGGCAGCCTCCGCGGGTGTTCCTTTCACCCAACTCATCAGTCAGTTGTGTGAAATGGTTGAAGGACCCGTTAGTGCAGAAGTGACAGCCCTCGACGCTGCCACAATGATCACGCAAGGGCGTCAATTAGCGAAAATCTCTAAGAACGTGGCTGTCAAAGTTCCCTTAACGGTGGATGGACTGAAAGCCTGCCAAGCCTTAGCCAGCGAGGATATTATGGTTAATGTCACTTTATGCTTTAGTGCGACACAAGCGCTTCTTGCTGCAAAGGTGGGCGCAACCTTTATATCCCCCTTCATCGGTCGTATTGATGATGTCAGCCATACAGGCATGGACCTCATTAAGGACATTCGCACCATCTATGATAACTATGGATACACAACCCAAATTCTGGCAGCATCCATCCGCCACCCCCTTCATGTTTTAGAATCTGCAAAAGCAGGCGCAGATGTGGCAACAATGCCTCCAAAAATTCTTCGTCAACTTTATAAACACCCCCTAACAGACATTGGAATTCAAAATTTCCTCTCCGACTGGAACAAAAGCGGCCTGACCATTTAAAAAGAAACAAAAAACCTCGCTTTGAAAACAGGGATTGTTTTCTTCTCCATATTCATTACAATCAAATTTAGATAATTTGTATGAATAAGGAGAACACAATGGTCAGGGAACATAAAATCGCTTTGGGACTTCTGGTCACTTTACTGATCATTCCGACTGCCTTAGCGGCTAAAGATAGGATAATCGGGTCCTATAACAAAAGCGAAACAGCTCAAACTTCACCAAAAGACACTCCAAGTAACTCTGGGAATGAGACCGCTAAGGGTCAAGGAACACCTTCGAGTCAAGTTACAGAAACAGCCACCACACAAACTTCGTTTCCAAAAGAAACCGGGGCTAGTGGAGAAACCACCCCTGCCATCGCGACCAAAGGTCAACAATCAACCGGTGACCTTAGTGATTCCGAATTGGAGAGAAAAATTGGCGAGTTTATAACCAACAATCCTGAAATCATTGTATCATCTTTGCAAAAACTCAACCAAAAACAAGAACGCGCACAACAAGAGAAACTCGAGGCGTCCTTAACACAATATAAAGGATCCATCTCAAAAGATTCTGGTGCAATCCTCCTTGGCAAAAAGGATGCAGAAGTAAAATTAGTCGTCTTTATAGATCCGAATTGTGCTCACTGCCGCTTATTTACCCAAGCCCTTACAAAAGTTCGTGAAGGCTTCCCGAATGTAGGCGTTCTCTATCGCCCTTGGGCAATCATGGGGCCTGAGTCTAACGACGTTGCAAGAGGGTTGTGGGCTATTAAGCAACAAGGACAAGATAAGTTTAATGCCGTGTTTAACGCAA comes from Alphaproteobacteria bacterium and encodes:
- the fsa gene encoding fructose-6-phosphate aldolase, whose translation is MLFFLDTAELNEVKELIETGMVDGVTTNPSLAASAGVPFTQLISQLCEMVEGPVSAEVTALDAATMITQGRQLAKISKNVAVKVPLTVDGLKACQALASEDIMVNVTLCFSATQALLAAKVGATFISPFIGRIDDVSHTGMDLIKDIRTIYDNYGYTTQILAASIRHPLHVLESAKAGADVATMPPKILRQLYKHPLTDIGIQNFLSDWNKSGLTI
- a CDS encoding thioredoxin domain-containing protein → MVREHKIALGLLVTLLIIPTALAAKDRIIGSYNKSETAQTSPKDTPSNSGNETAKGQGTPSSQVTETATTQTSFPKETGASGETTPAIATKGQQSTGDLSDSELERKIGEFITNNPEIIVSSLQKLNQKQERAQQEKLEASLTQYKGSISKDSGAILLGKKDAEVKLVVFIDPNCAHCRLFTQALTKVREGFPNVGVLYRPWAIMGPESNDVARGLWAIKQQGQDKFNAVFNAIASSKEVFTYAKLLAWAEENKLDIAKFKADTDSKSTKEAIEDTKKLANDIGLLGTPTSLLVDKKGIRLVVPTDENSLHAILKGAASSEPQPS